The stretch of DNA ACACATCTTTGTTACTGGCGGAGTAACTTCATCATTGGGGAAAGGTATCCTTGCTGCTTCGCTTGCCAAGCTGCTCCAGGCCCGCGGATACCGGGTGACTATTCAGAAGTTTGATCCCTATATCAATGTAGATCCGGGGACCATGAATCCCTACGAGCACGGGGAATGCTACGTGACTGAAGATGGTGCCGAAACAGACCTTGACCTTGGGCATTATGAACGTTTTCTGAATATTCCCACATCACAGGCCAACAACGTGACCACCGGCCGTATTTACAAATATGTCATTGAAAAGGAACGCGAAGGTGCCTATCTGGGTAAAACCGTTCAGGTGATTCCTCATATCACCGATGAGATAAAAAGGCGAATGATGCTGCTGAGTAAGGAAGGTAGATATGACATAATCATAACCGAACTAGGCGGCACAGTAGGCGATATTGAATCGCTGCCGTATATAGAGTCCGTGCGCCAGTTGCGTTGGGAGCTGGGGACAAACAACTGTGTGGTTATACTGCTCACCCTTATACCCTACTTAAAGGCTGCCAAAGAATTAAAAACCAAGCCCACCCAACACTCGGTAAAAGAAATGCTAAAAAACGGAGTGCAGCCGGACATTCTGATTTGTCGCACAGAACATCCCTTATCCAAAGACATCAGGCGCAAGCTGGCGCTGTTTTGCAATGTACATATCAACTCGGTGATTCAGGCACTTGATTGCGATACTATTTATGATGTGCCTTTGGAGATGCAGAAGGAAAACTTGGACAAAACCGTACTCACCAAGTTGAAGTTGCCTTCAAAAAATGCACCTGATCTGGAGAAGTGGAAAGACTTTCTTGATCGCCTGAAAAATCCCAAAACACAGGTTAAAATAGGACTGGTGGGTAAATATGTGGAGTTGCAGGATGCTTACAAATCCATTCTGGAATCTTTGACCCATGCCGGTGCAGCCAATGAATGTAAGGTAATCATTGAAAGCATTCACTCCGAAAAACTCACTGAAGACAATGCTGCGCAAAAATTAAAGGGTCTGCAAGGCATTCTTGTTGCCCCGGGATTTGGCAATCGCGGCATAGAAGGTAAAATCAGCGCTA from Chitinophagales bacterium encodes:
- the pyrG gene encoding CTP synthase translates to MTKHIFVTGGVTSSLGKGILAASLAKLLQARGYRVTIQKFDPYINVDPGTMNPYEHGECYVTEDGAETDLDLGHYERFLNIPTSQANNVTTGRIYKYVIEKEREGAYLGKTVQVIPHITDEIKRRMMLLSKEGRYDIIITELGGTVGDIESLPYIESVRQLRWELGTNNCVVILLTLIPYLKAAKELKTKPTQHSVKEMLKNGVQPDILICRTEHPLSKDIRRKLALFCNVHINSVIQALDCDTIYDVPLEMQKENLDKTVLTKLKLPSKNAPDLEKWKDFLDRLKNPKTQVKIGLVGKYVELQDAYKSILESLTHAGAANECKVIIESIHSEKLTEDNAAQKLKGLQGILVAPGFGNRGIEGKISAIRYARENQIPFFGICLGMQCAVVEFARHVLELPHANSTEIDKQTPHPVIDMMAEQKHIINKGGTMRLGAFACRLREATLTRKIYNQELIYERHRHRYEFNSSYLKQFEEAGMIAAGVNPDSGLVEIMELKNHPWFIGTQFHPELKSTVDNPHPLFVSFVKAALDNSPNAAKKTIPAETAVNEA